One Amaranthus tricolor cultivar Red isolate AtriRed21 chromosome 1, ASM2621246v1, whole genome shotgun sequence DNA window includes the following coding sequences:
- the LOC130813080 gene encoding probable E3 ubiquitin-protein ligase ARI7 isoform X2 has translation MDSDEELLDAYDGDSAEEDYYYSDGDSDMGDRVDDDDYVDDAAAAAYDYATADDSMFHPEKAYIVLKEADIRHRQEENISHVSAVLSISRDAASILLCHYKWNVSQLHDEWFSDEERVRKTVGLLSTPVIFLSNAKELTCGICFDFHSRDQINSAICGHLYCTTCWEGYISTSINDGPGCLLLRCPDPSCRAAVGQDMIQKLASDEDKEKYFRYIVRSYVENKKKTKWCPAPDCANAVEFEIGNNNYDVTCLCSHAFCWNCTEEAHRPVDCSTVAKWILKNSAESENMNWILANSKPCPKCKRPIEKNQGCMHMTCTPPCKFEFCWLCLGAWTDHGERTGGFYACNRYEAAKQEGMYDEAEKRREMAKNSLERYTHYYERWASNQTSKQKAIADLHQMQTVHLEKLSDKLKEPESQLKFIIEAWKQIIECRRVLKWTYAYGYYLPNHENAKRQLFEYLQGYAEAGLERLHQCAEKELLVFLGNDDVATDSQSDFKTFRPKLAGLTRVTHSYFENLVGALENGLSDVNSQEASSTSLSTKNGGAKGKGGKAKGSTSRSNRSGLHNLDDFNRWHCDRCTFANPDSAASCQMCSNQR, from the exons ATGGATTCAGATGAAGAATTACTCGATGCATACGATGGAGATTCTGCTGAAGAAGATTACTATTACAGTGATGGTGATTCTGATATGGGTGATcgtgttgatgatgatgactacGTTGAtgatgctgctgctgctgcatATGATTATGCTACTGCTGATGATTCAATGTTCCATCCCGAG AAAGCTTATATCGTATTGAAAGAAGCAGACATCCGACACCGCCAAGAAGAAAATATTTCACATGTCTCTGCCGTTCTTTCTATTTCTAGAGATGCCGCAAGCATATTACTCTGTCATTATAAATG GAATGTTTCCCAGTTGCATGATGAATGGTTTTCTGATGAAGAAAGGGTTCGAAAGACAGTTGGCCTGCTTAGCACACCAgtaatatttctttcaaatgCAAAAGAA TTGACATGTGGAATCTGTTTCGATTTTCATTCTCGTGACCAGATAAATTCAGCCATTTGTGGTCACCTGTATTGTACAACGTGCTGGGAAG GTTATATTTCTACATCTATTAATGATGGCCCAGGATGCTTGTTGTTGAGATGTCCTGATCCATCTTGCCGTGCTGCAGTTGGTCAAGATATGATCCAAAAACTAGCATCTGATGAAGACAAGGAGAAGTATTTCCGATATATTGTTAGATCTTACGTCGAGAACAAGAAAAAG ACCAAGTGGTGTCCTGCTCCAGATTGTGCTAATGCGGTGGAATTTGAAATTGGAAACAACAACTATGATGTTACGTGCCTCTGTTCGCATGCCTTTTGCTGGAAT TGTACAGAAGAAGCTCATCGTCCTGTGGATTGCAGCACTGTGGCTAAGTGGATTTTGAAGAATAGTGCGGAGTCTGAAAATATGAATTG GATTCTAGCTAATTCAAAGCCTTGTCCAAAGTGCAAACGTCCAATAGAGAAGAACCAGGGATGCATGCATATGACTTGCACTCCTCCGTGCAAGTTTGAGTTTTGCTG GCTTTGCCTTGGTGCATGGACTGATCATGGCGAAAGAACTGGTGGCTTTTATGCTTGTAACCGTTATGAAGCTGCAAAACAAGAGGGAATG TATGATGAAGCAGAAAAACGGAGGGAAATGGCAAAGAATTCTCTTGAAAGATACACACATTATTATGAACGATGGGCAAGCAACCAAACA TCCAAGCAAAAAGCTATTGCAGATTTGCACCAAATGCAAACTGTCCAT TTGGAGAAGTTGAGTGACAAGCTGAAGGAACCAGAGTCACAGCTCAAATTTATTATCGAGGCCTGGAAGCAG ATTATTGAGTGTAGGCGTGTGCTAAAATGGACATATGCATATGGTTATTATTTGCCTAATCATGAAAATGCAAAGAGACAGCTCTTTGAGTATTTGCAAG GTTACGCTGAGGCTGGTCTTGAAAGGTTACATCAATGTGCCGAAAAGGAATTATTAGTGTTCCTTGGTAATGACGATGTCGCTACTGACAGCCAATCCGATTTCAAAACATTTCGCCCAAAGCTGGCTGGATTGACCAG GGTCACTCATTCGTACTTTGAGAATTTGGTCGGAGCATTAGAAAATGGTTTATCAGACGTCAATTCTCAAGAAGCTTCCAGCACTTCATTAAGCACGAAAAATGGGGGAGCCAAGGGGAAAGGGGGTAAAGCTAAAGGATCAACATCACGATCGAATCGTTCTGGGCTCCATAATTTAGATGATTTTAATCGTTGGCACTGTGATCGTTGTACCTTTGCAAATCCTGATTCTGCCGCTTCATGTCAGATGTGCAGTAATCAACGGTGA
- the LOC130813080 gene encoding probable E3 ubiquitin-protein ligase ARI8 isoform X1 has translation MRQQHQKRQQYQTILTKTQTLQPQNKTKPATDNSNKANQHNQHCNHGQILHQQERSPPYNCTNKAKTQPQTTRNNKAYIVLKEADIRHRQEENISHVSAVLSISRDAASILLCHYKWNVSQLHDEWFSDEERVRKTVGLLSTPVIFLSNAKELTCGICFDFHSRDQINSAICGHLYCTTCWEGYISTSINDGPGCLLLRCPDPSCRAAVGQDMIQKLASDEDKEKYFRYIVRSYVENKKKTKWCPAPDCANAVEFEIGNNNYDVTCLCSHAFCWNCTEEAHRPVDCSTVAKWILKNSAESENMNWILANSKPCPKCKRPIEKNQGCMHMTCTPPCKFEFCWLCLGAWTDHGERTGGFYACNRYEAAKQEGMYDEAEKRREMAKNSLERYTHYYERWASNQTSKQKAIADLHQMQTVHLEKLSDKLKEPESQLKFIIEAWKQIIECRRVLKWTYAYGYYLPNHENAKRQLFEYLQGYAEAGLERLHQCAEKELLVFLGNDDVATDSQSDFKTFRPKLAGLTRVTHSYFENLVGALENGLSDVNSQEASSTSLSTKNGGAKGKGGKAKGSTSRSNRSGLHNLDDFNRWHCDRCTFANPDSAASCQMCSNQR, from the exons ATGAGACAGCAACACCAAAAAAGACAACAATATCAAACAATCCTCACGAAAACCCAGACCCTACAGCCAcagaacaaaacaaaaccagcaACAGACAACAGCAACAAAGCAAACCAGCACAATCAACACTGCAACCATGGACAAATACTCCACCAACAAGAGAGATCACCACCTTACAATTGCACAAACAAAGCAAAAACACAACCACAAACCACAAGGAACAAT AAAGCTTATATCGTATTGAAAGAAGCAGACATCCGACACCGCCAAGAAGAAAATATTTCACATGTCTCTGCCGTTCTTTCTATTTCTAGAGATGCCGCAAGCATATTACTCTGTCATTATAAATG GAATGTTTCCCAGTTGCATGATGAATGGTTTTCTGATGAAGAAAGGGTTCGAAAGACAGTTGGCCTGCTTAGCACACCAgtaatatttctttcaaatgCAAAAGAA TTGACATGTGGAATCTGTTTCGATTTTCATTCTCGTGACCAGATAAATTCAGCCATTTGTGGTCACCTGTATTGTACAACGTGCTGGGAAG GTTATATTTCTACATCTATTAATGATGGCCCAGGATGCTTGTTGTTGAGATGTCCTGATCCATCTTGCCGTGCTGCAGTTGGTCAAGATATGATCCAAAAACTAGCATCTGATGAAGACAAGGAGAAGTATTTCCGATATATTGTTAGATCTTACGTCGAGAACAAGAAAAAG ACCAAGTGGTGTCCTGCTCCAGATTGTGCTAATGCGGTGGAATTTGAAATTGGAAACAACAACTATGATGTTACGTGCCTCTGTTCGCATGCCTTTTGCTGGAAT TGTACAGAAGAAGCTCATCGTCCTGTGGATTGCAGCACTGTGGCTAAGTGGATTTTGAAGAATAGTGCGGAGTCTGAAAATATGAATTG GATTCTAGCTAATTCAAAGCCTTGTCCAAAGTGCAAACGTCCAATAGAGAAGAACCAGGGATGCATGCATATGACTTGCACTCCTCCGTGCAAGTTTGAGTTTTGCTG GCTTTGCCTTGGTGCATGGACTGATCATGGCGAAAGAACTGGTGGCTTTTATGCTTGTAACCGTTATGAAGCTGCAAAACAAGAGGGAATG TATGATGAAGCAGAAAAACGGAGGGAAATGGCAAAGAATTCTCTTGAAAGATACACACATTATTATGAACGATGGGCAAGCAACCAAACA TCCAAGCAAAAAGCTATTGCAGATTTGCACCAAATGCAAACTGTCCAT TTGGAGAAGTTGAGTGACAAGCTGAAGGAACCAGAGTCACAGCTCAAATTTATTATCGAGGCCTGGAAGCAG ATTATTGAGTGTAGGCGTGTGCTAAAATGGACATATGCATATGGTTATTATTTGCCTAATCATGAAAATGCAAAGAGACAGCTCTTTGAGTATTTGCAAG GTTACGCTGAGGCTGGTCTTGAAAGGTTACATCAATGTGCCGAAAAGGAATTATTAGTGTTCCTTGGTAATGACGATGTCGCTACTGACAGCCAATCCGATTTCAAAACATTTCGCCCAAAGCTGGCTGGATTGACCAG GGTCACTCATTCGTACTTTGAGAATTTGGTCGGAGCATTAGAAAATGGTTTATCAGACGTCAATTCTCAAGAAGCTTCCAGCACTTCATTAAGCACGAAAAATGGGGGAGCCAAGGGGAAAGGGGGTAAAGCTAAAGGATCAACATCACGATCGAATCGTTCTGGGCTCCATAATTTAGATGATTTTAATCGTTGGCACTGTGATCGTTGTACCTTTGCAAATCCTGATTCTGCCGCTTCATGTCAGATGTGCAGTAATCAACGGTGA
- the LOC130813080 gene encoding probable E3 ubiquitin-protein ligase ARI8 isoform X3 has product MRQQHQKRQQYQTILTKTQTLQPQNKTKPATDNSNKANQHNQHCNHGQILHQQERSPPYNCTNKAKTQPQTTRNNKAYIVLKEADIRHRQEENISHVSAVLSISRDAASILLCHYKWNVSQLHDEWFSDEERVRKTVGLLSTPVIFLSNAKELTCGICFDFHSRDQINSAICGHLYCTTCWEGYISTSINDGPGCLLLRCPDPSCRAAVGQDMIQKLASDEDKEKYFRYIVRSYVENKKKTKWCPAPDCANAVEFEIGNNNYDVTCLCSHAFCWNCTEEAHRPVDCSTVAKWILKNSAESENMNWILANSKPCPKCKRPIEKNQGCMHMTCTPPCKFEFCCMMKQKNGGKWQRILLKDTHIIMNDGQATKHPSKKLLQICTKCKLSMYLEKLSDKLKEPESQLKFIIEAWKQIIECRRVLKWTYAYGYYLPNHENAKRQLFEYLQGYAEAGLERLHQCAEKELLVFLGNDDVATDSQSDFKTFRPKLAGLTRVTHSYFENLVGALENGLSDVNSQEASSTSLSTKNGGAKGKGGKAKGSTSRSNRSGLHNLDDFNRWHCDRCTFANPDSAASCQMCSNQR; this is encoded by the exons ATGAGACAGCAACACCAAAAAAGACAACAATATCAAACAATCCTCACGAAAACCCAGACCCTACAGCCAcagaacaaaacaaaaccagcaACAGACAACAGCAACAAAGCAAACCAGCACAATCAACACTGCAACCATGGACAAATACTCCACCAACAAGAGAGATCACCACCTTACAATTGCACAAACAAAGCAAAAACACAACCACAAACCACAAGGAACAAT AAAGCTTATATCGTATTGAAAGAAGCAGACATCCGACACCGCCAAGAAGAAAATATTTCACATGTCTCTGCCGTTCTTTCTATTTCTAGAGATGCCGCAAGCATATTACTCTGTCATTATAAATG GAATGTTTCCCAGTTGCATGATGAATGGTTTTCTGATGAAGAAAGGGTTCGAAAGACAGTTGGCCTGCTTAGCACACCAgtaatatttctttcaaatgCAAAAGAA TTGACATGTGGAATCTGTTTCGATTTTCATTCTCGTGACCAGATAAATTCAGCCATTTGTGGTCACCTGTATTGTACAACGTGCTGGGAAG GTTATATTTCTACATCTATTAATGATGGCCCAGGATGCTTGTTGTTGAGATGTCCTGATCCATCTTGCCGTGCTGCAGTTGGTCAAGATATGATCCAAAAACTAGCATCTGATGAAGACAAGGAGAAGTATTTCCGATATATTGTTAGATCTTACGTCGAGAACAAGAAAAAG ACCAAGTGGTGTCCTGCTCCAGATTGTGCTAATGCGGTGGAATTTGAAATTGGAAACAACAACTATGATGTTACGTGCCTCTGTTCGCATGCCTTTTGCTGGAAT TGTACAGAAGAAGCTCATCGTCCTGTGGATTGCAGCACTGTGGCTAAGTGGATTTTGAAGAATAGTGCGGAGTCTGAAAATATGAATTG GATTCTAGCTAATTCAAAGCCTTGTCCAAAGTGCAAACGTCCAATAGAGAAGAACCAGGGATGCATGCATATGACTTGCACTCCTCCGTGCAAGTTTGAGTTTTGCTG TATGATGAAGCAGAAAAACGGAGGGAAATGGCAAAGAATTCTCTTGAAAGATACACACATTATTATGAACGATGGGCAAGCAACCAAACA TCCAAGCAAAAAGCTATTGCAGATTTGCACCAAATGCAAACTGTCCATGTAT TTGGAGAAGTTGAGTGACAAGCTGAAGGAACCAGAGTCACAGCTCAAATTTATTATCGAGGCCTGGAAGCAG ATTATTGAGTGTAGGCGTGTGCTAAAATGGACATATGCATATGGTTATTATTTGCCTAATCATGAAAATGCAAAGAGACAGCTCTTTGAGTATTTGCAAG GTTACGCTGAGGCTGGTCTTGAAAGGTTACATCAATGTGCCGAAAAGGAATTATTAGTGTTCCTTGGTAATGACGATGTCGCTACTGACAGCCAATCCGATTTCAAAACATTTCGCCCAAAGCTGGCTGGATTGACCAG GGTCACTCATTCGTACTTTGAGAATTTGGTCGGAGCATTAGAAAATGGTTTATCAGACGTCAATTCTCAAGAAGCTTCCAGCACTTCATTAAGCACGAAAAATGGGGGAGCCAAGGGGAAAGGGGGTAAAGCTAAAGGATCAACATCACGATCGAATCGTTCTGGGCTCCATAATTTAGATGATTTTAATCGTTGGCACTGTGATCGTTGTACCTTTGCAAATCCTGATTCTGCCGCTTCATGTCAGATGTGCAGTAATCAACGGTGA